TATATGTTGTAGTTGATTCTATTATTTTTGTCTAAATAAAATTTAAGGATTTCTCCAGTTGAATTCTTTATTATGTAATTATCCATATTAAAAATACTCATTACAACACCCCTTTAAACATATTAAAAAACAATCACAATTCTACCTATAATTCATAATATGAAAGTAAAGATGATTTTATTAAATTATATTTGGGTAAAGGAGTGAAAACTATGGTAAACGGATTCGATCCAAGTCCTGGCGACCCATTTGTGCCAGATGATCTAAGTTATATTACTGAAACAGTATGTATTATTACTGATAAGGTATATGCTCACTGTCAACAAAGAGAATGCTTTCCAAGAATTGACGTTGATTTGGATGAAAAGAAATTTGCAAACATTAGATTTAGGCCAGGTTTTATTGTAGAAAATACCTTGGTTGTAACAGATATACAAAACAGACCAAATTTCAGAAGAGTAAGATTTACTCTAAGAGTGCCATTTGAGATAATAACAACTGATGGAAGCATTATAAACGGATTTTTACCAGACATATTTAAAGACATAATTTTATTTATTCCAGATGCAAGAGATGAATTTGATTTTAGAATTGTAGTGGAGACAGCTTCAAGAAGATTAGGAGAACCAACTCAAAGTGGTTGCACACTATCATTTGCTGTTGGAGTATTCATAATTGTAAAAGTAGTAGGTAGAGTACAATTACTTATTCCAGCATTTGGATTCTGTCCAGAACCACCTGAGTGTGAAGATTTTAGTCCAACTGGTATATGCGATAATTTTGAATATGAACCATTCCCAGATTTCTTCCCTCCACAATTTGAAGATTTATTCCCAGAGGTGTAACAAAGAGGAGCTTTTGCTCCTCTTAGGCTGCTAATAATTTAGTAGCCTTTATTTTTTTGTATTTTACCTTAGTCATGATTTCCCATAAAAGCATAGATTGAATTACTTTAATATTAAAAAATAATAACATAATGAATGTTGACAGAAATACTAGGGTATAATATACTAAAAATGAAAGCCTAGTAATATACTTGGATTTGTAAAGAGGTGATTTAATGAAGCTTTCGACTAAGGGCAGATATGGGCTTAAGGCCATGTTTGAGTTAGCTCTTCATTATGGAGAAGGTCCTGTGGCACTAAGAAATATAGCTGAAAGTCAAGATATATCTGAGCATTACTTAGAGCAATTAATTGCAGTGCTAAGAAAGAATGGCTTAGCTACTAGTGTGAGGGGGGCTCAAGGTGGTTATTTGCTTAGTGATAACCCTAAGAATATTACAGTAGGAGATGTTATAAGAGCATTAGAAGGTGATATTGCGCCTTCGGAATGTGTACGTGACGAAAATACTGGAAAATGTATTAAAGAAGATTATTGTGTCACTAAGAATGTTTGGATAAAAATTAGAAATAGTATTAATGATGTAATTGATTCTATTACATTACAAGATATGGTTGATGATTTTATAAGAACTAATGGAAAGAAAGGATACATGTATTATATTTAGAGTTTTTCTAAATATGTGCATCTTATTGGGAGGATGAAAGATGGTAAAACAAGTTTATCTGGATAATGCGGCTACTACCCCTGTTAAACGAGAAGTACTTGAAGTTATGATTCCCTACTTTACTGAAAAATATGGAAATCCCTCGAGTATCTATAGATTAGGGCAAGTTACTAGAGCTGCTATAGACGAAGCTAGAGAAAAAATTGCTAAAGCTATAGGGGCTAATTCTAGGGAGATTTTTTTTACTGGTGGAGGTTCTGAGGCTGACAATTGGGCAATAAAAGGTATTGCATATGCAAATAAAAATAAAGGGAATCATATTATTACTTCAAAAATTGAGCATCATGGGGTGCTTCATACATGTCAATACTTAGAAAAGAATGGTTTTCAAGTTACTTATTTAGATGTAGATGAGAATGGAATAGTCAATATTGAACAATTAAAAAACTCAATTACTGATAAAACTATACTAATTACAATAATGTTTGCAAATAATGAAATTGGAACTATACAACCAATTAAAGAAATTGGAAATATAGCTAGAGAGAATAAAATATATTTTCATACTGATGCTGTACAGGCAATTGGAAACATAAAATTAGATGTAAATGATTTAAATATTGATTTGTTATCTATGTCTGCTCATAAACTATATGGGCCAAAAGGTATAGGTGCCCTTTATATTAAACAGGGAGTGAAGATACATCCTCATATACATGGAGGTGCCCAAGAAAAGAACAGAAGAGCAGGCACAGAAAATGTACCTGCTATTGTGGGATTTGGTAAGGCTGTAGAATTGGCTTATGAAACTATAGATGAGCATAATAGAAATCTGATTAGATTAAGAGATAAATTAATTAGAGATATCTATGAAAAAATAGATTATGTTAGGTTGAATGGTCATCCTGAACACAGACTACCTGGTAATGTTAATTTTTCCTTTGAATTTATTGAGGGTGAATCCTTATTACTTAGTTTAGATATGGTTGGAATTTCAGCATCTAGTGGTTCAGCATGTACGTCAGGCTCTTTAGATCCTTCCCATGTTTTGTTGGCGATAGGTCTCCCTCATGAAATTGCACATGGATCTTTAAG
This genomic window from Proteiniborus sp. DW1 contains:
- a CDS encoding Rrf2 family transcriptional regulator, giving the protein MKLSTKGRYGLKAMFELALHYGEGPVALRNIAESQDISEHYLEQLIAVLRKNGLATSVRGAQGGYLLSDNPKNITVGDVIRALEGDIAPSECVRDENTGKCIKEDYCVTKNVWIKIRNSINDVIDSITLQDMVDDFIRTNGKKGYMYYI
- the nifS gene encoding cysteine desulfurase NifS, encoding MVKQVYLDNAATTPVKREVLEVMIPYFTEKYGNPSSIYRLGQVTRAAIDEAREKIAKAIGANSREIFFTGGGSEADNWAIKGIAYANKNKGNHIITSKIEHHGVLHTCQYLEKNGFQVTYLDVDENGIVNIEQLKNSITDKTILITIMFANNEIGTIQPIKEIGNIARENKIYFHTDAVQAIGNIKLDVNDLNIDLLSMSAHKLYGPKGIGALYIKQGVKIHPHIHGGAQEKNRRAGTENVPAIVGFGKAVELAYETIDEHNRNLIRLRDKLIRDIYEKIDYVRLNGHPEHRLPGNVNFSFEFIEGESLLLSLDMVGISASSGSACTSGSLDPSHVLLAIGLPHEIAHGSLRLTLGDFNTEEEIDYVVENLVKIVDRLRQMSPLYENVKKR